The Candidatus Schekmanbacteria bacterium genomic interval TAACAACGCAGAGATGGACAGTAATCTTCTAGTTATATTGACTGGAAGATCTGGTTCTTTTTTATAATAAATATTATGAGAGACTGCATTCCACGCGTGTGCTAATACTGTACAAACCTGTATCTCTGCAACTAAACCCCTATATCTATTCCCGTTAGGAAATAAGCAGTTTTCATTTATAGAAACTATATAATGGTAACCACGATACCCAAATCTTTCGTGGTCAGAAGGTTTTTGTATATTTTCAATTATCTTAAATTCTCTTTTTAATATTTTTAAAATCTTTTTATAATCTTTTTGATAATAATGAATTATGCGTAAACCTGAAAAGTCTTTTATGTTTTCTAGGGGAGTCTGATATTTTTTTCGTATAATTTTATTTTTTACACTTTCGAGAGATTTTGTCCTTTTTTCTATGTTATATATTTTTATATTTGCCTTAGATAAGAGTTCATTTAAACGCTTATGTAATTCATCAGTAAATTTGTCATAGCGTGGTTTAATCGATTTATATTTTCTGAGCGTCTGATTTATATCCATATATTATTATCCCAAATTTGCCTTGGTAGTGTAAATCCATGTGTAAAGATAACCATATTTTAATATGCTTGAAATATCATTTTCATGAAATATATGTCAAAATATCAAGAAAGAATATCTTTTTTGCAACTTCAAGTTTTGAGAGGAAGACGAGAAAGTGGACAGCGAGCAATACCGGAGTGTACTCTTCTGTACATGAGGATTTGCGAGCTGGTCACTGACGAAGTATAACTCCAAAAATTGAAGTTGCACACTAGCGGGTGGTGCGTTCCCAATAAGGCTTATAACTTCCCACCATCAACTTCAAAATCCCAGTCCCCTGCGCGGCATTAGTGAATGCAAAATAGAATGGCATGTTAAAAATCGTGTGAAGTTTTTTATCGCCTCCGGAAAATGCCAATCCAATGAGCGCGAGACAATAAAAAAAAACCTGTAATGCAAGAAGAGAGAAATAAAAATAGCCATCAAATGCAAGAAATGCGTTTGATATAAAGGCAGCAATCATGAACAGAAAAGAAAACCATCTTAGAATCTTGTGGGAAAAAAGCTGAAAGGCAATCGGGCTTTTAAAAGGTAAAAGCAGACCCAAATGATGAAGAACAACATTGAGAGAGCCGGCGGCAATCCTTTCCTTTCGCCTGTATTCATCGGAGAGCGAGCCTGAGCTCTTTTCAGATGCCATTGCTCTCTCATTATAGATGCATCTGTAACCCTGCTCTATTATCGAAAGCGATATGGCAAGGTCATCCATGAAAATCCTGTCAGTCCTATGAAACGAAAAAGCCTCTTTTCTTACCATATAAATCGCACCATCAAGTCCGGTGGTAGATAAAAGATTTGATTCGAGTTTCTTGACAAATGACTCATACTTCCAATATATCCCTTCAGCCATTGCAGTCTTTTCACCGCTCTGCATGATTACCTTTGCCCCGCCTGCGCATCCAACATTTTTATCTATGAAATGCTCTGCAAGCCTCCGCACAGCGCAGGGGGAAAACATCGCATTGGCATCAGTAAGCACAACAAGCTCTCCATGTGCAAGCTCCATGCACTTATTTATAACGCCAAGCTTTCCCCTTCTCTCTTTAAAATCATAAACGCTCAATCTCTCATCACCGTTCGCTCTTGCAATCTCGACTGTGCGGTCATCTGAGCAGTCTGATGCGACTACAACATCGAGTTTTTCCCGCGGATAATCCTGACCAAGTGCATTCTTTACTTTCATGGCAATACACTTTTCCTCATTCCTTGCGGGGATGATTATTGTGACTGTCGGAAGTGATGCATCGTCTATTACATCATCATTTTTTTTGCCAGATACTGAAAGGCTCGTAAGCGCCGCAAGAATGAGCGGATACAAAATGTACGAATGGGCAATCAGAAGGAGAGATACCCAGAAAAGTATTGTCATATTATTTGCCGCGGCAATTAATCCAATTGCTTACATAAGAGCGGCTCACAACTATAGCGAAGCGCCCTAAAAATGAAAGCGGCAGCATGAATGCATAGAAGAATACGAGTATTGCTCTTGTATCAGGATAAATATTTTCACCCAGATAAGGTCTAACCAGAAAATAATCAATGAAAGATGTGACGAGCATTGCAACAAGAATACCTATCTCATTTATGGTTGCCCCGGTTGCAGGCCAGAGTCTCAAAAGCCATAAAAATAATTTTATTATTGCGGGTCTTTCCGGCACACCTTCCTGATTATAAAAATTGTTCTCATCGCCGGGAAATTGCAGCTTTACTTCTTTACCCTTGAATTTTCCGTAAATAGCCTGCTCTGCGGCAGTAAAAATCATCTTGTTGAAATGGTAGAAAGTAATAAAAAGTCCGCATGCGACTATAAGCCAGAATTTCCTGTGCTCTCTGTAAAGCCCAATTGAAAAGCCAACCATGGCAATGAAGCTCACCATATGGTGCCCCATTGCATCAAGGAATATCCCTTCGTCTGAAAACTGTTTTTTGTACCGTGCGACCTCACCGTCAACACAGTCTGAAAGATACCAGAGCTGGATGAGTACGCTTCCCACAACAGCGCCTGCCATAGAAGCAGTCGCATAACAGACACCGCCAATAATCCCCAATATTATCCCGAAAAGTGAAATCTGATTTGGCGTTATTGATGTGTTGACAAGATGCTTTGTTATATGCGCCGATACCCTGCGCATCACGAACCATGCATAGAACTGCTCTTCATCGCGGTTTTTCTGGTGGTTCCTGCGGATGAACTCTGCAGTGGGCTTTGTGCTCACTTCGTCCCCCAGACTTTTTTCACTGTCTTTGCCGCAAGCCTCTTATTGATTTTCAACTGTTCGAGTACTGTGAACCTGTCAGGTCTTGTGCGCGGTGCATAGCAGATTGCTTCAACCATCTGGTCTAAGGAAAGATTTATTTCCGATGGATGTGTAGGAAGCCCCGCCTCGCTGAAAAACGTCCTCATGGCATTGTAGTCATTCCCCTGAAGGCATGATGCAGCAAGAACGCCGAGCGCCACCTGCTCGCCGTGAAGCGCAGGGGAGCCATAGAGCGCATCAATGGCATGGCTTATCTTATGCTCGGAACCGCTGCATGGTCTGCTGTTTCCTGATATCTCCATTGCAACACCGCTTAGAATCAATCCTTCCACAAGCCTTGTGATAAATTCTTCAGTGAATTTTATTTTTTCCTTCCGGTTATTGTAAAGCGTATAAACTGAGCTTGCCGCTGTGTGAGCGAGTATTGCCGCGTAGTCATCATATTTTTCACCTTTAAACTGCGCCGCAATTTGCCAGTCGCGCACTGCCGTTAGATTTGATAACAGATCCCCCACTCCGGCCGCAGTGCTCCTGTGGGACGCCCTTTTTACAATATAGAGCGGCACTATGACTCCGATCGGTATTGATGCACCGAGGCTCATAGACTTCCCTTTGATGTCTTTTATTATGGCAACTGGCGAGCATATGCCGTCATGCGAGACCTGCGTGGGAATACTTATAAATGGTGTGTGGGTTTTTGAAGACGCATATTTTGCTATATCAAGGATTTTCCCACCGCCCACTCCCACTATTACATCAGGCTTTATCTCCTGTGCGATAGATTCGACGTCTTCGGTCGTAGAGATGGAGTTGTCATCAAAGACATTTATCTCCCCTTTATGTTTCTTGGACAGAGATTTGAAGAGTTCCTTGCTCAGAGTATTGTAGGTCTTTTTTCCGGAAACTATAAAAAACCTTTTGTAAGAGTTTTTTGTAAAAACATCTTCAAGCTCAGCTCGTAGTTCTTTAAACTCTGACGCAAATTTAAGATGGGAGGGTACGGAAATCTTTCTAAGATACATCCTCTGGAATTTCCTTAATTATTTTTAGTGCAATGTCCTTAGCCTTCTGCAAGTCCTTATGATCATCAACCTCAGTCCAGTGCATCCCCTTTGTTGAAACCGGAACAAGGCTTATCTGTCTGCATACCCTGTGAAGAGCGTCCTCATAGTATTTATCAGTCTCGCCATTTGACAGCATCTTCGATGATTCCACAAAGAATTTATCTCTCCCCTCTCCCCTTAGATGCATTATCCCTATATACTCGCCGAGGCTTTTTGAGGGTTCAAGCCATTTCCCTATATCAACGATCTTTCCGTTGCCGTTTGTTATTACCTTCATCTCTTCCTGCGCAAGGGGTTTCACATCATCAACTACGAGAAACGAATCATCGTGTCCCGCTTCCAGTTGAACGACAGCGCGCTTTAGAATCTCAGGATCATAGAGGATGTCAGAGTTTAGAAGAAGCGTCTCATCATCAAAGAATTCTTTTGCAATATAAACCGAGTAGAGGTTGTTCTTTGTATCATACTCCGGATTGGGAAGAAAAGTGAATGTGGCGCT includes:
- a CDS encoding phosphocholine cytidylyltransferase family protein; protein product: MKNAVILCAGLGKRLLPLTEDKPKCLVEVGAAPMLYYSIKELIANGFKQIVLVTGYKKERIQSFIFNYFGQSSATFTFLPNPEYDTKNNLYSVYIAKEFFDDETLLLNSDILYDPEILKRAVVQLEAGHDDSFLVVDDVKPLAQEEMKVITNGNGKIVDIGKWLEPSKSLGEYIGIMHLRGEGRDKFFVESSKMLSNGETDKYYEDALHRVCRQISLVPVSTKGMHWTEVDDHKDLQKAKDIALKIIKEIPEDVS
- a CDS encoding CDP-alcohol phosphatidyltransferase family protein, giving the protein MSTKPTAEFIRRNHQKNRDEEQFYAWFVMRRVSAHITKHLVNTSITPNQISLFGIILGIIGGVCYATASMAGAVVGSVLIQLWYLSDCVDGEVARYKKQFSDEGIFLDAMGHHMVSFIAMVGFSIGLYREHRKFWLIVACGLFITFYHFNKMIFTAAEQAIYGKFKGKEVKLQFPGDENNFYNQEGVPERPAIIKLFLWLLRLWPATGATINEIGILVAMLVTSFIDYFLVRPYLGENIYPDTRAILVFFYAFMLPLSFLGRFAIVVSRSYVSNWINCRGK
- a CDS encoding glycosyltransferase family 2 protein, which translates into the protein MTILFWVSLLLIAHSYILYPLILAALTSLSVSGKKNDDVIDDASLPTVTIIIPARNEEKCIAMKVKNALGQDYPREKLDVVVASDCSDDRTVEIARANGDERLSVYDFKERRGKLGVINKCMELAHGELVVLTDANAMFSPCAVRRLAEHFIDKNVGCAGGAKVIMQSGEKTAMAEGIYWKYESFVKKLESNLLSTTGLDGAIYMVRKEAFSFHRTDRIFMDDLAISLSIIEQGYRCIYNERAMASEKSSGSLSDEYRRKERIAAGSLNVVLHHLGLLLPFKSPIAFQLFSHKILRWFSFLFMIAAFISNAFLAFDGYFYFSLLALQVFFYCLALIGLAFSGGDKKLHTIFNMPFYFAFTNAAQGTGILKLMVGSYKPYWERTTR
- a CDS encoding iron-containing alcohol dehydrogenase family protein yields the protein MYLRKISVPSHLKFASEFKELRAELEDVFTKNSYKRFFIVSGKKTYNTLSKELFKSLSKKHKGEINVFDDNSISTTEDVESIAQEIKPDVIVGVGGGKILDIAKYASSKTHTPFISIPTQVSHDGICSPVAIIKDIKGKSMSLGASIPIGVIVPLYIVKRASHRSTAAGVGDLLSNLTAVRDWQIAAQFKGEKYDDYAAILAHTAASSVYTLYNNRKEKIKFTEEFITRLVEGLILSGVAMEISGNSRPCSGSEHKISHAIDALYGSPALHGEQVALGVLAASCLQGNDYNAMRTFFSEAGLPTHPSEINLSLDQMVEAICYAPRTRPDRFTVLEQLKINKRLAAKTVKKVWGTK